The following proteins are encoded in a genomic region of Brachypodium distachyon strain Bd21 chromosome 1, Brachypodium_distachyon_v3.0, whole genome shotgun sequence:
- the LOC100827325 gene encoding indole-2-monooxygenase, which produces MAADLLHKLTQETTPQQLAWFLSFFFFLSLFSVYCYSLFTARAAAAAGNKNQQRPPPSPPALPIIGHLHLVGSLPHVSLRGLARKHGPDVMLLRLGAVPTLVVSSPRAAEAVLRTHDHVFASRPRSVVADIIMYGSSDVAFAPYGEYWRQARKLVTTHLLSVKKVQSFRATAAEEVSMVMVEIREAAAKGSTLDMSDLLNTFANDMACRIVSGKFFRKEGRSKIFQDLINENSRLLGGFNVEEYFPALGRVGLLGRAICAKAERARNRWADLLDKVIDDHLSKEKSTSDMKDGDFVDILLSIQQEYDLTREHMKALLTDVFFGAIDTSSQVLEYTLVELVKRPQVIRKLQSEVRKIVPKGQEIVGEIHLNNMTYLRAVIKESLRLHPVALLLAPHLAMDDCDIDGCMVSAGTRVIINAWAIGRDYNSWEDAEEFIPERFIADGSAVHVNFKGNDFQFLPFGSGRRICPGINLGIANIELMLANLMYHFDWELPHGVENKDIDMTEVFGVTVRRKEKLLLVPKSCV; this is translated from the exons ATGGCAGCAGATCTGCTCCACAAACTGACGCAGGAGACGACGCCCCAGCAGCTAGCATGGTTTCTgtcgttcttcttcttcctctcgttGTTTTCGGTGTACTGCTACTCCTTGTTCACCGcaagggcagcagcagcagcaggaaatAAGAACCAGCAGCGTCCCCCGCCTTCGCCCCCGGCGCTTCCCATCATCGGGCACCTGCACCTCGTGGGATCCCTCCCGCACGTCTCCCTCCGCGGGCTCGCCAGGAAGCACGGGCCCGACGTGATGCTCCTCCGGCTCGGCGCCGTGCCGACGCTCGTGGTGtcgtccccgcgcgccgccgaggccgtgCTGCGCACGCACGACCACGTCTTCGCGTCGCGGCCGCGCTCCGTGGTCGCCGACATCATCATGTATGGGTCGTCGGATGTCGCCTTCGCGCCCTACGGGGAGTACTGGCGCCAGGCGAGGAAGCTCGTCACCACCCACTTGCTTAGTGTCAAGAAGGTGCAGTCTTTCAGAGCCACCGCCGCGGAGGAG GTGAGCATGGTGATGGTAGAGATCAGGGAGGCTGCCGCCAAGGGTAGTACGTTGGACATGAGTGATCTGCTTAATACATTTGCGAACGACATGGCATGCCGCATCGTCTCAGGGAAGTTCTTCAGGAAAGAAGGCCGGAGCAAGATATTCCAAGACCTTATCAATGAGAACTCGCGGCTGCTAGGAGGCTTCAACGTGGAGGAGTACTTCCCAGCATTGGGTAGGGTAGGCCTACTTGGGAGGGCAATTTGTGCCAAGGCCGAGAGAGCAAGGAATAGATGGGCCGATCTGCTGGACAAGGTGATAGATGATCACTTGAGTAAGGAAAAGTCAACATCTGATATGAAAGACGGCGATTTTGTTGACATTTTGTTGTCTATTCAACAAGAGTATGATCTCACAAGAGAACACATGAAAGCTCTCCTGACT GATGTATTTTTCGGGGCAATAGACACATCATCGCAAGTCCTCGAATACACCTTGGTTGAGCTCGTGAAGAGGCCACAGGTAATTAGGAAGCTACAATCTGAGGTAAGGAAAATTGTACCCAAGGGACAAGAAATTGTCGGTGAAATCCATCTGAATAACATGACGTACCTAAGAGCTGTCATAAAAGAGTCGCTCCGGTTACATCCTGTAGCGCTTCTACTTGCTCCACACCTTGCCATGGATGACTGCGACATCGACGGGTGCATGGTTTCTGCGGGGACACGTGTCATCATTAATGCATGGGCCATTGGTAGGGACTATAACTCATGGGAAGACGCGGAAGAGTTCATACCGGAAAGGTTTATAGCCGATGGCAGTGCTGTACATGTCAACTTCAAGGGAAATGATTTCCAGTTCTTACCTTTTGGGTCAGGTCGAAGGATCTGCCCTGGGATAAACCTTGGAATCGCCAATATTGAGCTCATGTTGGCCAACCTTATGTATCATTTTGATTGGGAGCTGCCCCACGGAGTTGAGAACAAAGATATTGATATGACGGAGGTGTTTGGAGTAACAGTACGCCGTAAGGAGAAGCTACTCTTAGTTCCCAAATCATGTGTGTAA
- the LOC104584866 gene encoding glycine-rich cell wall structural protein, translating to MGTGSAGTGSKAVVALALLLCLSSAVGAWARPVASKGKHAGDEKFLLLKKHFGKGLGGGVGKGGGLGGGYGKGGGLGGGLGGGGGYGGGGGEGLGGGIGHGVGGGLGGGFGKGGGLGGGVGHGIGGGLGGGIGHGVGGGLGGGIGKGGGLGGGVGHGIGGGFGKGGGLGGGIGKGGGLGGGIGHDMGGGLGGGFGKGGGLGGGGFGKGGGLGGGIGKGGDLGGGIGQGIGGGFGKGGGLGGGIGKGGGLGGGIGHGIGGGLGKGGGIGHDIGGGFGKGGGLGGGFGKGGGLGGGGGGGFGGGSGSGGGFGKGGGFGFGFGKGGGLGDGGSGGIGGGH from the coding sequence ATGGGGACGGGAAGTGCAGGTACGGGGAGCAAGGCAGTTGTAGCGCTCGCTCTGCTGCTCTGCCTGAGCAGCGCCGtgggtgcgtgggcgaggccCGTCGCGTCCAAGGGGAAGCATGCCGGAGATGAGAAGTTCCTCTTGTTGAAGAAGCACTTCGGTAAGGGACTTGGAGGCGGTGTTGGGAAGGGGGGTGGGCTCGGTGGAGGGTATGGGAAAGGTGGAGGGCTTGGTGGTGGCCtaggtggcggtggtggctacggcggaggtggcggtgaAGGACTTGGTGGCGGCATTGGCCATGGTGTTggtggaggacttggtggtgggtTCGGCAAAGGAGGTGGACTTGGTGGCGGTGTTGGTCATGGTATCGGTGGCGGCCTTGGTGGCGGAATTGGCCATGGTGTAGGCGGAGGTCTTGGTGGTGGGATTGGCAAAGGAGGTGGACTTGGCGGCGGTGTTGGTCACGGTATCGGTGGTGGATTTGGGAAAGGAGGTGGACTTGGTGGCGGTATTGGTAAAGGTGGCGGTCTCGGTGGCGGAATTGGCCATGATATGGGTGGAGGTCTTGGTGGTGGGTTCGGTAAAGGTGGTGGACTTGGCGGCGGTGGATTTGGGAAGGGAGGTGGACTTGGTGGCGGTATTGGTAAAGGTGGCGATCTTGGTGGTGGAATTGGCCAAGGAATTGGCGGCGGTTTTGGTAAAGGTGGAGGTCTTGGCGGTGGCATTGGCAAAggtggaggacttggtggtggcatTGGCCATGGCATCGGTGGCGGATTGGGCAAAGGCGGAGGCATTGGTCATGATATTGGAGGTGGCTTCGGCAAGGGCGGCGGCCTCGGTGGCGGCTTCGGCAAGGGCGGCGGCCTCgggggtggtggaggaggtgggTTCGGTGGTGGCAGCGGCTCCGGTGGAGGTTTCGGCAAGGGCGGTGGGTTTGGTTTCGGGTTTGGCAAAGGTGGAGGACTCGGTGATGGTGGCAGCGGGGGCATTGGTGGTGGCCACTGA
- the LOC100821581 gene encoding pentatricopeptide repeat-containing protein CRP1, chloroplastic, with protein sequence MPASLLPPTFLPHHRRRHHLCLPVPSCSTSSSSSSVSGSAAGHVSRYDFEPLLAYLSAPSNVASLTSPSPPPCVPAPERRLAASYAAVPSHEWHALLRGLAASDASLPLAFALLPFLQRHRLCFPLDLLLSSLIHSLSVSGRLLPHSLLLSFPPSLSDPPSPLLLNSLLAASAAASRPAIALRLLALIREHGFLPDLASYSHLLASLLNTRDPPDAAILERLLGDLRESRLEPDAPLFSDLISAFARAALPDAALDLLASAQAIGLTPRSNAVTALISALGGAGRVAEAEALFLEFFLAGEIKPRTRAYNALLKGYVKIGSLKNAEQVLDEMSDCGVAPDEATYSLLVDAYTRAGRWESARILLKEMEADGVKPSSYVFSRILAGFRDRGDWQKAFAVLREMHASGVQPDRHFYNVMIDTFGKYNCLGHAMDAFNRMREEGIEPDVVTWNTLIDAHRKGGRHDRAMELFEEMRESNCPPGTTTYNIMINLLGEQERWVGVETMLSEMKEQGLVPNIITYTTLVDVYGRSGRFKEAIECIEVMKADGLKPSPTMYHALVNAYAQRGLADHALNVVKAMRADGLEASTVVLNSLMNAFGEDRRVVEAFSVLQFMKENDLRPDVITYTTLMKALIRIEQFDKVPVIYEEMITSGCAPDRKARAMLRSALRYMKYTKVA encoded by the exons ATgcccgcctccctcctccccccgaccttcctcccgcaccaccgccgtcgccaccaCCTCTGCCTCCCTGTACCCAGCTgctccacctcctcttcttcctcctccgtgtCCGGCTCTGCCGCCGGACACGTCAGCCGCTACGACTTCGAGCCGCTGCTAGCGTACCTCTCCGCCCCCTCCAACGTCGCCTCCCTCACGTCGCCGTCCCCTCCGCCCTGCGTACCGGcccccgagcgccgcctcgccgcgtcCTACGCTGCCGTGCCGTCGCACGAGTGGCACGCGCTGCTCCgcggcctcgccgccagcGACGCGTCCCTGCCGCTCGCGTTCGCGCTGCTCCCTTTCCTCCAGCGTCACCGCCTCTGCTTCCCGCTCGACCTGCTCCTCTCCTCGCTCATCCACTCGCTCTCCGTCTCCGGCCGCCTGCTCCCGCACTCGCTGCTGCTCTCCTTCCCGCCGTCCCTCTCCGACCCGccctcgccgctgctgctcaactccctcctcgccgcctccgccgcggcctcccgCCCCGCCATCGCGCTGCGGCTCCTCGCGCTCATCCGAGAGCACGGCTTCCTCCCAGACCTCGCCTCCTACTCCCATCTTCTTGCTTCGCTGCTCAACACAAGGGACCCGCCGGACGCCGCCATCCTTGAGCGCCTTCTCGGCGACCTCAGGGAGTCGCGCCTCGAGCCAGACGCGCCACTCTTCTCCGACCTCATCTCCGCCTTCGCGCGGGCTGCGCTGCCGGACGCAGCACTCGacctcctcgcctccgcgcAGGCCATCGGACTCACTCCACGATCCAATGCCGTCACCGCGCTCATCTCCgcgctcggcggcgccggtcgCGTGGCCGAAGCTGAGGCACTTTTCCTGGAATTCTTCCTTGCCGGGGAGATCAAGCCACGGACACGCGCCTACAATGCGTTGCTCAAAGGGTATGTGAAAATTGGCTCGCTCAAGAACGCCGAGCAGGTGCTCGATGAAATGTCGGACTGCGGAGTCGCGCCGGATGAGGCCACATACAGCTTACTTGTGGACGCATACACCAGGGCTGGACGGTGGGAGAGCGCAAGGATACTGCTCAAGGAGATGGAAGCTGACGGAGTTAAACCGAGCTCCTATGTGTTCAGCCGGATCCTTGCGGGATTCCGTGATAGAGGTGATTGGCAGAAGGCATTTGCGGTGCTCCGTGAGATGCATGCAAGCGGTGTACAGCCTGATCGGCATTTCTACAATGTCATGATAGATACATTTGGGAAGTACAATTGCCTTGGGCATGCTATGGATGCGTTTAACCGGATGCGAGAAGAAGGGATTGAACCGGATGTTGTTACATGGAATACGCTTATTGATGCACACCGCAAGGGTGGGCGGCATGATCGCGCCATGGAACTGTTTGAGGAGATGCGTGAAAGCAACTGCCCACCAGGCACGACCACATATAACATCATGATCAATTTGCTTGGTGAACAAGAGCGGTGGGTGGGGGTAGAAACAATGCTGTCAGAGATGAAGGAGCAGGGTTTGGTTCCCAACATTATCACATACACTACACTTGTGGATGTCTACGGGAGGTCTGGCAGGTTCAAGGAGGCAATTGAATGCATTGAAGTGATGAAAGCTGATGGACTGAAGCCATCGCCCACCATGTACCATGCCCTTGTCAATGCGTACGCCCAAAGG GGTTTAGCTGATCATGCATTAAATGTCGTCAAGGCCATGAGAGCAGATGGCCTAGAGGCTAGCACGGTAGTGCTCAACTCATTGATGAATGCATTTGGTGAGGACAGAAGGGTCGTTGAAGCATTTTCTGTGCTACAGTTCATGAAGGAAAAT GATCTTAGGCCTGATGTTATAACATACACAACACTAATGAAAGCTCTAATCCGTATTGAGCAGTTTGACAAG GTTCCAGTTATCTATGAAGAAATGATCACATCGGGATGTGCCCCAGATCGAAAAGCTAGAGCAATGTTGCGTTCAGCTCTAAGATACATGAAATACACCAAGGTTGCATAG